From the genome of Nicotiana sylvestris chromosome 2, ASM39365v2, whole genome shotgun sequence, one region includes:
- the LOC138886044 gene encoding uncharacterized protein has protein sequence MTHEREDIFCGCLTVVDDISDLDATIIFDEAQRLLNQKKEEIRDLRAELATAHKKQTDLIKQVQQKAEKIEQLCEEAEMKEVETLGWKKNMDCLASEKDTAQAQLTSVECQLQIIREESLDRAKKIEELETRLVAELAKAAFVAKKAKADMEAVMAVYQADAKATNAQAKEIFDAAQVRLSRATKHAKCHSQRETLEEVHARGFYLTVNIENAKVLEAKAEAFLSDDDDSGSVSGS, from the exons ATGACCCATGAAAGGGAAGACATATTCTGTGGCTGCCTCACGGTGGTCGATGACATTTCTGACCTAGATGCAACAATCATATTTGATGAGGCTCAGCGACTCCTGAACCAG AAAAAAGAGGAGATCAGGGACCTCCGAGCTGAATTAGCAACAGCCCATAAGAAGCAGACCGATCTCATCAAGCAG GTTCAGCAGAAGGCTGAGAAGATCGAGCAGCTTTGCGAGGAGGCAGAGATGAAAGAGGTAGAGACTTTGGGGTGGAAGAAGAACATGGATTGTCTTGCCTCGGAAAAAGATACCGCTCAGGCCCAACTAACTTCGGTTGAgtgtcaactccaaatcataaggGAAGAGAGCTTGGATCGAGCCAAGAAAATTGAAGAGCTCGAGACCCGGCTGGTTGCTGAGCTTGCAAAGGCCGCATTTGTAGCGAAAAAAGCAAAGGCTGACATGGAGGCGGTCATGGCGGTCTACCAAGCCGACGCTAAAGCCACTAACGCTCAAGCGAAGGAAATTTTTGATGCCGCTCAAGTTCGATTATCACGCGCTACCAAGCATGCTAAATGTCATTCCCAGAGAGAGACTCTCGAGGAGGTTCATGCGCGTGGCTTTTATCTCACGGTCAATATTGAGAACGCAAAAGTGCTGGAAGCCAAGGCTGAAGCTTTTCTTTCTGATGATGATGACTCCGGGAGTGTGAGCGGATCCTAG